TTCTTCGTCGGCTTCACGATGATGATCGTCTACCAGGACTGGCTTTGTATGTGGCCGGGGGCGCTGCTGATCATCGGACAGCACACCCTTTTCGCCACCCTGCACAACATGGGGTTCGACCTCCACTTCTTTCCCGAGCACCACGTTACTCTGTGGAAGTTGTTCTTCCATTTCGGGATTGCCATCGTCCACGTGGCCGTGTGCGGCTACTGGGCCTGGCTGTTGCGGCATCAGACGCTGTACGAGGCACGCCAGCGGGTGGAGTTGCTCGCGGCGCAGAGCGCGATGGCCGGCGAGTTCCGCGAACGGCAGCGCGCCGAAGAGGAGCGTCGCCATCTCGAACTCAAGATGGCCGAAACGCAGAAGCTCGAGAGTCTTGGCGTGCTGGCCGGCGGCGTCGCGCACGACTTCAACAACATTCTGGTCGGGATTCTTGGCAACGCGTCGCTGGCACGGTCGTCGGTGCCCGACGGGAGTGTGCTCGCGCATACGCTCAGCGACATCGAGGTGTCGGCGCAGCGCGCGGCCGACCTTACCCGGCAGATGCTCGCGTATTCGGGGAAGGGACAATTCGTGATCCGGCCGGTGTCACTCTCGGCCGAGGTTGCGGCGCTCACCGCATTGCTGCCGGCGACGCTCGCGAAGACGACCGAGGTGCGCACCGAACTCGCCGAGCCTTCGCCGTGGATTGCCGGCGACAGCACGCAACTCGCCCAGTTGGTGATGAACCTCGCGGTGAACGGATCCGAAGCGCTCAAGGGACGGCCGGGGACAGTGACGATCCGGACCGGCGCTGTCTCGGTTGACGCCGCGTGGATTGCATCGGCCTCGTTTCCCGGCAGCGTCACACCGGGGACGTACGCCGCGGTCTCGGTCAGTGATACTGGCGAGGGGATGACGCGCGAGACGGTGGAGCGGGTTTTCGATCCTTTTTTCAGCACCAAGTTCGTCGGCCGTGGGCTCGGCCTCGCCGCCGTCCTGGGCATTGTTCGGGGCCATCGAGGGGCGCTCCGGATCGAGACCACCGTCGGCACGGGGACGGTGATTACCGCGATCTTCCCACTAGTGCCGGCGGCGCCGCGCCCGACGGAGGTGCCCCGGCCTGCTGCGGTGGTACCGCCGCGGTCAGCCCCGGCCGGGCAAGTCGCTGCCCTGGTGATCGACGATGAAGAGGTGGTGCGCGCCCTGGCCACCCGGATCCTCGAGCGGGCCGGGTACCGGGTGGTCCAGGCCAGTGGTGGGCTCGAGGGGCTGGCCAAGCTGGCGGCACATCGAGGCGAATTCGGGGTGGTGCTGCTGGATCTCTCGATGCCCGACCTGAGTGGCCGGGAGGTGCTCGCCCGGATGCGGCTCAGCGACCCCGACTTGCCGGTCGTACTGTCGAGTGGCCTCGATGCCGGCTCGGCCGCAGTGGAGGAGGTCGAGGGGCACCCGGTGCGCTTCCTCCAGAA
This portion of the Gemmatimonadota bacterium genome encodes:
- a CDS encoding response regulator gives rise to the protein MQLSYSLPGSADMPAASPNHGFAPLEVEGILAPIHARGDRLMLRFILAHVVIAALLAPINHTWGITIVWAGLSTLAFVLCFFLAPGTFLTRAMAGVVLESFCALHIWQMYGQPEQHFWFFVGFTMMIVYQDWLCMWPGALLIIGQHTLFATLHNMGFDLHFFPEHHVTLWKLFFHFGIAIVHVAVCGYWAWLLRHQTLYEARQRVELLAAQSAMAGEFRERQRAEEERRHLELKMAETQKLESLGVLAGGVAHDFNNILVGILGNASLARSSVPDGSVLAHTLSDIEVSAQRAADLTRQMLAYSGKGQFVIRPVSLSAEVAALTALLPATLAKTTEVRTELAEPSPWIAGDSTQLAQLVMNLAVNGSEALKGRPGTVTIRTGAVSVDAAWIASASFPGSVTPGTYAAVSVSDTGEGMTRETVERVFDPFFSTKFVGRGLGLAAVLGIVRGHRGALRIETTVGTGTVITAIFPLVPAAPRPTEVPRPAAVVPPRSAPAGQVAALVIDDEEVVRALATRILERAGYRVVQASGGLEGLAKLAAHRGEFGVVLLDLSMPDLSGREVLARMRLSDPDLPVVLSSGLDAGSAAVEEVEGHPVRFLQKPYRLNELLEVVEAAVAGGRAAPAPKGP